The segment TTCTCCATATTCCGCCTGGAGACGCAGGGGCGCCTGGGTGCTGCCCGAGGCTGGAAAGCCGTCAGGGTGGACCTGGTCGTGGCTCCAGTTGGTCAGTTCCCGTTCGCTCTGCTCGGCTGGACTGGCTCCCGGGTAGGTGActggccagggcagggggagctgagAGACGTGGGCGAGGGCCGGACCTCCGTGCCAGAGATGAGCCAGCCCCTACAGGGGAGGCTTTGAGTTCTAGATCCTAGCCCCGCTCCGGGGAGGTTCTAGATTTGAGCCCGTCCCACCCTAtggcagggtcctggggggggggggggagttagatCCCTGCCCTGCCCGTGCTGAGCTCTGAATCCGGATCCAAGCAGCCCTTTCCAATGGGCCAAACGCCCCGAGTCCAGACGCCCCACGTGCAGGGGAGCGGAGATCTGAACCTGGGTCAGCGCTTCCCAGCTGGTTCTGAACCAGACCCTTGGGGCCCTGAACTCTGGCTCCAAGACCCTCAGCCTGCCGGAGCGACCGGCGCTAACTCCAGGCTCTGCGCCCTTCTCCCCAGCACTTCGAACGCGAGCTCCGGCGCTTCGCCGGCCACGAGAGGAAGATGGTCCTGAACAGCCACACCCTGTACGACACCAGGCTGGTACGGCGCTGCGCGGGGCTGAATGGACGGGGGTGCGGGGAAGCCTGGTCTGGGGTTTGATCCTGCCCCTGGTGGTGACATGCCTGCAGAGACCCGGCCCCCATAGGAGCCCCTCCCCAAGGCAGGTGGTTGCACCCTTTGCTCTGCAGGAGGGATCCCCAGGCCCTCGCTACCCCTCCCGAGGGGCACCAAGGTGCTGGGCCTTACCTACAACCCCTGCATGCCCTGGCACTGTCCTCTCCCAGACGCCCGCTCCCTGCCAGGCCTGCCATGAACCGACTCCCCAGGCATGGGCAGCCCAGTGATCGACAGGTCTGGATGGAGGGTTTCCGACCTCGGGGAGCAGCGATACCCACGGTCCCTCTCACCCGGTCCAAGGGGGCAGCAGCCCCGGTATGCCCAGGGTAGCCCCAGCGCAGCTGAGCTGACAGCGCGGGAAGCACTGGCCCCAGGAAAGCGCGGGGTGCGTGTGGTTTGGTGGAGCCTCTGGTTGGGGACCCCCCAGCATGTGGAGGGGGAGTCGTGTGGCCGGTCCTGCGTGGCTTGCAGCGCAAGGGGAGTGACAGTGGCCATGGCCGGTGCTTGCCGGGACAGAGACAGATTCTGgccccccgcacctcccccccAGGGGCTcttgctggctgcccttccccaggaggtggggcagcggggaaggcagccaatcagagtggCTTTTCCTGCACAGTGCTGAACTCCCCAGGCACAGGGAGCCGGAGCGGGacgtgggtgtggggggctgagcAGTGCGGTAGCAGGGTCTGCATtagcccagctccagctgccgcGTAAGgacccccaacctgccctgcgAGCTGGGATCGCCCCAGGGAGCTGCTCTCAGCTCGGGCACTGGTTTCTTTCCGTCCAGAACCTCTTTCTACCTGCTGCATCCGAAGAGGAAATCTTCCAGCACCTGGGCCTGGAGTATGTGCCACCCACGCAGAGAAACGCCTGAGCCCGGGACCTGGGGTATGTGCCCCCCCCAGAGACCCTTCACTGCACAGGAATGCCCTCTCCAGCCCCGGAAACGCCCCCTACTGCCACCCGTGCTGGCTGACTCGTGTGTTTCCCCAAGTGACCCAAGAGCTGATCAATAAACCCCCGGCCCCGCGTTCCCCGCACTCCTGGCTGGCTGGTTGCTTGGTTTGGGTGAGGGGGGCACCAGCAGCTCTGCAGGTCGCGGTTCCtatctgccccccacccaccctcgcCAGCAGGGCTCTGTCTCCCTCCACGGCAGCAGCAGAGGGATGGGCTCCCCTGGGGGTGGGAGTAGGGCCAGGCGGCTGGGTGCCCAGGTGAGAGGGGAGTCCAGGGGGCagattgggggggcggggggttgagtCCAGGGACTGCGTACAGCCGGGGCACAGCACACAGCTGGCTCCCCCGGTGCAGGACCGTGGCCCCCTTGCTGAGGAGGCGGACAGGCGGGCTGTGCCATGTTGCGTGCCAAGGCCTGGGAAGCTACGCTGGCATCTCGGTCTCTCCTGCCAGGGCCCAGCTGGCTGGGCTCCGTGCCAGGCATGCAGCAGGGCTATGAATATTTCATGGTGGTTCCCGCCATGACCTCATCACAAACTGCCCCTCCATCACACTCAAGCCTTTCTCCTGGGGGGCTGTGTCTGCCCCCCATGGTCCCCCCTGGGGTCAGCCCAGGTTCAGTGCCTCCTGCCAGCGCCactctgcaggggctgggggggagcgcTGGCAGGTCCCTGGGGCCTTCACCCTGCTGGGAGTGAGGGCGCAACCACACGGTCCCCACCCATGTCTTGAGGGGGTGAGGAGCtgggtgggagtcaggactcctgggttccaggccTGGGAGGGGGTATAGGCTGGGCATGTGGAGGGGGGCTTCTGTCCCCACCCCTGGGAGGAGTGGGGTCCAGGGGTGGGATTGCACATCCGTCTACTGCCCTGCGCCCCCTTGGGGCCTCTGATAGGCCCATGGGCCACTGGGCCTCAGCTCCCAGCTGTGCAGGGGAGTGAGCCAGGTGATCAGCACTATCcacccatgcctcagtttccctgcctgacACTGCTGAGGTGGGGGAGTGGCTCAGCCCCATGTGGCTGGGTAAGCAGCTGgctgcctctctgcccccctctGTGGCAGAAATGGCAGATAACGAAGTGTGAAAATCATCACCCGCGAGCCGGTCTGGAAGCTGCTCCCTTGCATGACTGACGaggtgtgggggtcccaggcggCTCCTGGTACGTTTCCATTAGCGGGGTACAgggcccaggcagcagcaggagctcagcaGAGTGGCTGCGGGGGCCAGACCGGGCACAATCCGAGGGCAGCTGGTATGTAGgcggtgtcacggagtccccgggtgatgctctggaactgctccccacaaagccagtcaggactttccggagcctcctctccctcggagcagaccgtcttcagggcaagaagctcacacggcttaacctcctgggtctctcctggaagcattcagcatatgcccctccgtgcgcttcccacagcgagtccacccacgtggggtcctggggaagccagagggtcctgcacgcacccctACTTTgtagtcagacgtgactcttagccagccagtaaaacagaggtttattagatgacaggaacatggtctaaaacagagcttgtaggtacaggggcgaacgggacccctcggccaggtccattatggggttcagagagccagacacccatgtctgccctcactcctagtccccaggtagctccaactctgaaaacccctccagcccctccttctctgggctttgtctctttcctaggccaggaggccacctgatctctttgttcacctttagcgatttccttgcaggggggggaaggggccctggccatttgttgccaggcagacagagtgtcagtgatttatgcacagtggtctttccccaccacctagaggcttaagaaatgcataggggaaactgaggcacccacacaggattcagaggaaacattaagaacagtcccacttcgtcacagggggGTCTGGGGGTAATTGCAGGGTGGGGGCTCGGCTCACTGCGGAAGGCTGTAATTTGTGCAGCGGGGTGATCAGCAATGGGGGCGGGGGCACCTGGCTCACTCCTGTCCGCGCTGGGCCCACCCTGGCTGTGCCAGGCCAGCCTTCCCTGCTCAGTCAGGGATTGGCAGAgcagggccacatctgggagtttcccaggtgggggagggggctcaggagccCAGTTCTTGGAGGGGCTGGCACCCTGTACACTCAGCCCCCCCCATgggcagcctcagcccccttcctgccccataggctgaatgaatggaccccccccgccgccgccagGGATCCTGCTATTTATGGGTGTGGGCCCCAAGTCCTTAGGCAAGGGCTGGCACCTGGGCTGGGCACTGGCACCTGGGCAGGGCACTCGCACCCGGACTCAGGCAGTGCTGTGCTTAACCCCTAGAAGTGCTGGCACCCAGGGGACCCCTGAGCTGTgtgcccaggctgccccccatgCGTGGGGAGAGCTGGCATGTGGGCCAGAAAACCAGCTGCCTCCGCcagccaggagtgaaatgcaggggggcggggggcctAGGCCCTGCCCCTCAGAGGTTTTTAGCTCTTGCTGGTCGGGGCCTTCAGGCATCTGCCAGGCTTAGGGCGGTGCCCGTCTCTGCCCAGAGTTCTCAGCCAGAGCGAGCAACGTGCCATGTTGCAGCCAGGGCATCTCCTGGGACGTCAGCTGGGTTCGTGGCCCCGATGTGGGGCAAGGACTTGATCCCTCGTACCCCAGGAGTGCCCGATTCCCGGGCCGTGGGctctgcaggggtggggagctCAGCCGCTCCTGCTGGCACCTTTCTGCTTTGTATAAATAATCAGCTGGTAGCTgggccaagctgggagggttccCAGCCCGTGTCTGCACTCGGCACGGGACCATGCTCCCGTGGGTGTGGGGACAGGCCGCAGGGCTGAGGCGTGCTCCTAGGCGAGCCTATGGGGGTGGGCACCGGGGGGGGGAGCACCTTCTGTGAGACCCCCACCTCGGGAgtgcctgggctcccagcagctcgTTGGCTGTGGGGCAGCCCCAGAACTCAGGCTCCTTTGCACATGCCAGCCAGTGGAGAGGTGGCGCCTGCAGGGTCAGGTgccagctgggcagggggttgtcAGTGCCGATGGCGGATGCCCCTTGGCACTGTTGTgggcctgtccctgccccccagaggggagATGCCACTAGCTGCAGCTTGGCAGGCCTGGGTCACATCCTGCTCCAAACAGACCCCCGGCGTGGCCCTGGTCTGTCGCCAAGCCCAGGTCCTGTCCCCTCCTGGCATGGCCCCAGCGGGAGAGGCTGTGGGGACACTGGGGatcagagctgcaggggggcagACAAACCAGCTTGCACTGCCTTGCCCCTGGGGTCAGTAACCCCTGGAGTAAGGCCCCTGGATGGCTCTGGGGGGATTCAGCCCAAGTTCTCTGCATAACTGAGCGGCTGGGAAGCGCTGGTGGTTCTGGCCCTAGAGGGGGGCAAAGAGCCGGCCTGGGCCTGCGACATGCTCCCAGGAGGCAGCAAGCTGAGCCACGAGCAGGCCTGGAGCCTGACATCCCACCTGGGCCGCCTGCCCCCCTGGGGTctcctgcagctgggctgggctccGACTGGCTGCTTCCCAACTCGCGCGAGCAAGAGGGCAGTGCCGGGATGGGGAGATGGGACAGAGCTCAGCAGATGTGGGGCTGTGCatgctgtcccctgcctgcctgtGCCCCGGGGGGACCGACAGCTCCCTGCTGCCCACATTCAGCACTGGATGGCGCTGGGGGGAGTGAAAACAGGTCCAATGGCTGACAGTTTCTGGGGGGCTTGAGGGGCTGTGGACAATTCTCTACCCGCTTCTCAGGGCAGCTGCCAATGTGGAGGGGGCCGTGCTCTCAGAGTGTAtccatgcagggggctggggttccCGTTGCGGCTGCTCCCAGGAAATGGAcccatgggggcagggcagggcggacGCGTGAGGGGCTGATAGTGGGCGCTGCTGCAGGAGAGCTGGGCCCGAGGCCTGCTTGAGGagagcagcagggaaaggggcaggTGGGGCAGAAGGTGGGCTTGGGGGCAGAAGGCTTATGGGTCCagggtgggagtcaggagagctgagCTGGCTGGGTGAGCTCCTCGGGGCAGtgcccagcactgggaggggtgggggggcacctcATTCAGAGCCACTACTGCACCAGGACAAGGGGCTGAGCTGgaatttggggggcggggagcaaatgggcaggagtgggggaggggaggcagcagactgcaaagggaggggggaaagcggGGGAGGGAATGAAGGGTGGGGGGCACTGCAGAGATTCTCTCAGCCTGACACTAATTTTTGAAGCCTCCCTTAATTATTTAGCGCTGGCTGCCCCCGGGGAGGGCGAGGGGGAGGTCAGTGGGTTGTGAACTCTGGGTGAACCTGAGCTACTGAATTTGTGTAATTGTGTCACACAcacccatgggggagggggggaaagagctgGCACATTTAAAGGGAACGTGTCCCTTTGGCGGGCAGGTAGGATGGGCTGgcgtgcggggggaggggggtgtttgggCCCATGTGCAATGCTCAGGCCAGTCTCCATGCGTGGGGGGCCACGTCTAGGGCCCCTGAGGCTCAGGAGAGGGGCCAAGGGcgaactcagccccctccccaccccacacactcaCCGGAGGACGGACCACACCTGAGCACTGGGCCTGGCACCCTCTGACCCTCAGCCTGCACTTTGCATCCCTGCATTAAAGTCTGGTGGTTACAGCACAGAACTGGGAGctgggacgcctgggttccatccccagcactgggagaggagtgggtgctagtgagggggggggtggagctgggagccaggaggcctgggttctatccctagctGTGACTTGCTGTGTGCTTTGGGGTAAGCGGGTAAGCAGCTATTCCTGCTGGCGCGGGGGTCCATGATGGGGAGTCAGGGACATGGCGCTCTGTGTGTGGCAAGGGCGGGGCTGGGCACGGCCCATGCCAGGCGAGGGTACCCTAGGCTGGGAAAagggggagctctggggcaggaacccccccgccccgccgcgTGCGGCTCCCGATGCAGCATGGGGGgcggaggcggggccggggcggttcgggggcggggccggcgggtTACAAAGACGCTGGCCCCGGCACCCCAGAGCAGTGCGGATTCCCGGACTCCAGGAGCCGTCCCGCGTACGGGAcgggtcgggtcgggtcgggGTCCCAGCGGCGGCTTGGCGGTGTCGCTTCGCGCCCGGACCAGCTCGTGAGTTGCagtccccggccccaccccggcTCCGAGGGGAGTCCCCGGTCCAGTTCCAAGCTGCCGcctcccctgggctgggatccTGCTCGGACGGAGCGAAAGACacccagggcagctggggaaactgaggcaggggcagCTGGAAGCGGGGGCGCCGCAGTGTGAGCGGCCCGGGCGACTGGACCCGAACACGTGTTCGCAGGTGGCGTGTCCCCAAGACAGCGCCGGGACATCCCGGGGGGAGCCCCCGTGTGACAACCCGCTCGGGAACTGGGGGAggccgtggggcagggagggacggATATGGGGGGCTGTAACCCAATTGGGGTTGCTCCGGGGGGTCTGGCTCAGGCTGCCCGGGGCAGGCGGTGTTAGGtcacctgccctccccccacacttgACCCCTCCCTGTGGCCGGGATCGCCCCGGGCCTGGGCAGGTGTTTTTAACCCTTGCCTCGCCtggcgggctgggggggggggtgtcagggtagtggggggcggggggaggctggtGCTGCTGGGGCCGATCGCCGCATCTCTTTAAACCACCGAGGGGCCTAGACCCATAGACTCGACCCCACTCCCAGCACAAGCCGGGGCCGTATCGTCCACCAGCGCCATGGGGGATTtctgcccctggctcccagcccgtatgggaactcttcccccccccccccccgcaggtgaGAGACCTGCCGGCTCCCTGTCTGGCACCTCGCCCCCTGCTCACCCCCCACGGGGGGCACCTTCCCCGGGAGAGCGGCGCCAGGCTGGCGGGGCCGGAGCAGGAGCAAGGGGGAGGGCAGGCCCCGGTCCAGCTGCCCTCTGGGGGAGGCAGAAAGGGCCCGGGTACTTGGTACGGGGCTGTCCCGGGCTGGGTCCCTGGTATGACGCCAGCCGGGGTCATGGGCACTGGGTGCCCCCCCAGGAAAGAGGCGCTGGGGCTCGAgccgggcccggggtgcccgggctAGGAACTGCCGGGACCAGGGGTGCCAGGCTCGGCCCAGACACGCCCGGGCACAAATTGAGTcctggtgctccctccccactcctcggCGGGCAGTTGGACCCCCGGCTGGGTCCCTGGGGCGCTGCAGCTACGTGGGGCCCCGCGGGCTGGGGCTcaatctcccccatccccatagtGAGGCGTTCGTCCCTTTAAACGCCCTCCGCGACCGCAGTGACAGTCTGCGCCGGCCGCCTGGTTCCCCCTAATTAGCAGCATCCGCCAGGAAGAGGGGATCGTCCCGCGGGGCCCGCCTCACTAGAGCAAGACACGTCACCGAGCCAAACAGCGTCCCCCCGAGAGACGGgcaggcccagcccccggccctgcccctcccggGCGGGCGTCACTAGCCCCAGGGGGAGCTGAGAGGGGAGCCCCAGCCAAGACCGCGCAGTCCCTTAActgcagagccggggagagaacccaggagtcctggttcctcttcccctcccagagccggggcgaTCACAGTGGTTGGGTCTGTGCCCGCGGCGGATGCCGGGTCTGTCCGGGCCCGGCTGTGACGGGGACTGGGCCGTTCCCAGCAGGGTACCCGCTGACCCCTGGCCCAGCCAGGCTCCCCGAGCCGGGGAACGCGCCCCCCtcccggccggcagctgggggCCTCCCCCGCAGCCCAGGGCGCTGAGAGCGGCACCGCCAGCCTCGATTTCCCCTCGGCCTGGGGAGCGgagtttgctgggtctcagcagcccccgctcccccgcGCGGTGTCCATAGCGACACACctgtcccccccccttcccccccggccGGGACACGGGGCTCGACGCTCGGTGACGCCAGCCGGGCTCCCCGGGGCTTGGTTAGGGCGTCAGGCGGGCGGGGGAAGTGCGTCGCCGAGGATCCCTCGTGGCCCGGAGCAGCAGCACctgtggggcggggctggctgggcacCTGGGGGTGTttgtgtctgggggggggggggctgatcacTGCACGCGGGTTGGGAAGAACCCACCGCACATTGGCGGGGGGGTGTCACTGAgggtttaaactggtgtaaatggggGAGTCTGGAACGTGGAGTCTTTAAATGCAGCTTGGAGGAGCCGCGTGACCCCGCCGGAGGctctgggggacgggggggctgggcctgtggggagtACATGGCTGACGCGGTGGGGCTGGTGCGCTCTGCGGGGCCCTGCATGTCAGGAGATACCTGCCTCGGGGGCTGTTATTTCATCCCGGTGGGTCCTGCTccatccctgggctgctcctgctggggatggggggagccgtgttagtctgaatccacaagaacaacgaggagtccggtcgcaccttaaagactaactgatttcTTTGGGTATCAGCTTTGGTGAGCTAAcacccacttcttcagctgcatggagtgaaaatgacAGATACCGGCACAGACATACTGACACACGGAGAGGAGggagaaccagtgatgacaagACCAGTGCAGCCAGGGGGGTTGTGGGCCACTCCCAGTAATTGAGGAGGCGTCAATACCAGGAGAGGGAATTTAACACcatcactacaaaagcaatttcccctctcCTGGTATTGACGCCTCCTCAATTACTGGGAGTGgatcaaatccaccctggctgtattggccttgtcaacactggctctccctcctctccctgtgTCAGTATGTCTGTGTCTGcacctgtaattttcactccatgcagctgatgaagtgggttttagcccacaaaaactgATACCCAAAGAAATCGGTTAGTCGTTAAAGTGTGACCGGACTCCTGTGCCATTGTTTTTGTACCAGTGCTGGGTGCTGGGACATGTTTTCGGAAGCCCCTGGGGGAGATCCCAgtggggtcccgacccagggaagATTTTCCATGGGACCAAGGCTCTCCCCTTGCTCAGCTGGTAGGCCAGTGCCCTCCTGCACCAGGACAGCAGCAATGCAGTTCAAAGCTCTGCCCCCACTGCCAGCCCGCTGCCCTGAGGTTAGTCCCTCTGCTGGAgtggggaaagggaggcagagagggaacGGGACCTGCGGGGGGTTGCAgtgtgagtcagtggcagaggtgagaacagaacccaggtccctCGAGGCCCGTGTCACCTAATCTCCTAGCTCTGGGCTCAGCTTGTCCAGAACCCAGGGGGACTGGTCTCTACTGGCCCCTTGTCAGGGCTGCTCCGTGGGCCGGGAACAGGAGGGCGCAATTCTTCATGCCCACACGTCTGTGTCTGCCCACACCTGCCTCTGCTCAGCcagtgcagcccagccccccccccccatgcagtcACAGCTTGTGCCAGCTCCTACCTGCCCTGCCTATGGACAAGGGCCCAAGGCACAGGCCTTCCAGCCAGGGATGGGGGAACaacctgggggtgagggctgccgAATCCCGCAGCGAATGGCAGGTAGTTTCCAGAGCCTGGGAACCTGTCTGCACAGCAGCAACTTTCCAGGGCTGGAGTGAAAGTCCCCTGAGCTCAGGAGTGGGGCCCTTCCTTCACAGCTCCCCCATACATGAATGGTTGGCACTGCAATGCTATCAGTGGCCACTAGAGGGCAGGCATTGGCCCACAGTGTCCTTCATGGGGCGAGCAGCAGCTGGGttgggggctctggcctgggccccaggccagcccagcccagctgatcagcaggggctggggagcagggcccagTAGCAGAATGGAAATCCCCCCGCTCAGCTCCTTCTCACGCCCCTGCCCAGGATGGGCACCTGGGGACCATGAGGGGCACCTGGGGACCATGAGAGACCATGGAGCCCGCCCCATCGCACTGGCCCCCCTGGTCTGAGCTGCTCCAGCTGACGCCCcatttctccccttcctcccacaggTGGCCACCAGCCCGGGGCTGCTCAGGCATTGAGGAGCCGGATACTCGAACAAGGGGCCCAAGAGAGAGCGGCGGCAGGAAGCCGACTGGGGCCATAGCGCTCCGCTGCCCCTCTGAGCGGAGACTGTGCCAGGGAAGGGGCTCTGCCAGCCAGGATCAGGGTGGGACCCTACTGGGGGCAAGGGAGGGGAGCCCCTGGAGTTAACCCTGCTCATGGAAGGGAGTTGGGTGTGAGCTGAGCAGCCTTTAGTCTACGCAGCAGACCCCAGCTCCTACCAAGAGCCCAGTCTACTTGTGCCCATCTATCCCGGGCAAGGGCAGCCATGGCCTGttggtgggctggctggctgctcctGCTGGTGGAGGCTTGGGGGTCCCACCTGGCGCAGGggatgctggagccctgggcccaggAGGCTCTGTGGCTGGGAAACACATCCGCGTTCCAGGCCAGCAGCCTGCAGCGCCGCCTGCCTCAGGGGATCATCATCGGGGTGCGGAAGGGGGGCACGCGGGCCCTGTTGGAGATGCTGGCGCTGCACCCCCAGGTGGCCGCTGCCCGTGCCGAGGTGCACTTCTTCAACCGGGAGGAGAACTACCGCCGGGGGCTGGGCTGGTACCGCCAGCAGATGCCCCTCTCGCACCCCGGCCAGCTCACCGTGGAGAAGACCCCAGGCTACTTCTCCTCCCCGCGGGCCCCCGAGCGCATCCGCGCCATGGACCCTGCCGTGCGGCTCTTGCTCATCGTGCGGGACCCAGTGGAGCGGCTGGTGTCAGACTACACCCAGATCCTGCACAACCGCCGGGCACGGTGCAAGCCCTACCCGCCCCTAGAGCGGCTCCTGCTGCGGGGGGACCGGGGCCTCGACACCCGCTACAAGGCTATCCAGCGCAGCCTCTATGCCCTGCAACTGGCCCGCTGGCTGGCCGCCTTCCCCTCGGCCCACATCCACGTGGTGGACGGGGGCGGCCTGATCCGCGAGCCCCTGCCCGAGCTGCGCCGCGTGGAGCAGTTCCTGGGCCTGGCACCCAGCCTGGGCCCCAACAACTTCTACTTCAACCAGACCAAGGGCTTCTATTGCCTGCGGGCCGGGGCCCGCCAGCGCTGCCTGGATGAGTCCAAGGGGCGGCCCCACCCGCCCATCGCCgagcagctgctggagcagctctgcaCCTACTTCAGCGCCCACAACGAGCACTTCTTCAGCCTGGTGGGGCGTACGTTCAACTGGTGCTGAACTGGGCAGGGCCTGTGGGGCAAGACCCCCCCAGCGGGCCGAGCCCTGCGGggacagagccccctccccagggcagagGCTGTgaaatgaggggagggggagttggtaCCACAACAGGCTGggcagctctccctgcccccccagctcagaGGACTTAAGTGCTCAGAACAGGCTGTGAGGGGGCTCCTGCTGGGGCTGTATCCCCTGGACACGAGAGGGTagatgggaaagggggtgggggaaaccaatcagggcaggagtgggtggctCCCCCCCCCTGCAGGGACAAGGCAGAGGCCCACAGCTGCCCCGGAAGCACACTCCTAAAAGGGTCCAGAAAGAAACATTTGCCCTGCAGCACTGTGGGGCAAGGCAGGTGGGATGAAAGGACAGGGTCTTCTACAATTCAGGGCATCTTCCccctcaggctgccagccccccacccatcacctcccaggggggcaggagaccCACCTCTCCCAACAGAGGCTGCCTGTTTTCCtgcccactcaattccccagccAGCCTGCAGTGCCTTCTCTGCGGGCTATACGCAGCATTACAGGCCCCAGCTCTTCCTAAGCAAGCCCCAGCCTAAGGCAAAAACCCAACAGACACCCCCCTCCCTTGGTTTAGGGGTTGTCTTTTGCAGCCCAGGGGTGTCAGGCTcactctggctggggcaggctggcagctgAAGCCAGGTGCCCCCTTATCCTGGCTTTTGACTGACCCCTGCCTGGAGGGGAGCGCAGAGCAGCATGTGGTCACAGTGCAAGCCATTCAGGCTGCAGCCCACAAGACTTCCTGCTTCCCCCCCTCGCCCCACTGGACCGGAAGCCCAGCCAACACCAAGCCCAGCTGCTCCATCTCCGCTGCCCCCTGGTCACTGC is part of the Chrysemys picta bellii isolate R12L10 chromosome 2, ASM1138683v2, whole genome shotgun sequence genome and harbors:
- the LOC101947422 gene encoding heparan sulfate glucosamine 3-O-sulfotransferase 1-like; translated protein: MACWWAGWLLLLVEAWGSHLAQGMLEPWAQEALWLGNTSAFQASSLQRRLPQGIIIGVRKGGTRALLEMLALHPQVAAARAEVHFFNREENYRRGLGWYRQQMPLSHPGQLTVEKTPGYFSSPRAPERIRAMDPAVRLLLIVRDPVERLVSDYTQILHNRRARCKPYPPLERLLLRGDRGLDTRYKAIQRSLYALQLARWLAAFPSAHIHVVDGGGLIREPLPELRRVEQFLGLAPSLGPNNFYFNQTKGFYCLRAGARQRCLDESKGRPHPPIAEQLLEQLCTYFSAHNEHFFSLVGRTFNWC